From one Streptomyces sp. Q6 genomic stretch:
- a CDS encoding thiamine ABC transporter substrate-binding protein, giving the protein MSRKAYVAVAAGLGLVALSACGSSDDSGNAAADSRTVTLVSHDSWAVSKNVLKDFEKRSGYQVKVLKDGDAGEAVNKAVLSKGNPQGDVFFGVDNTLLSRALDNGIFTSYKAKGLDRVKSEYQLDAAKNRVTPIDTGSLCVNYDKKYFAEHDLTPPASFADLAEPAYKNLLVTENASTSSPGLGFLLGSVAKYGDDGWQGYWKKLKANGVKVVDGWDQAYNEEFSGSAGGKKAGGERPLVVSYASSPPAEAIYSDPQPKTSPVGVATGTCFRQIEFAGLLDGAKNTEGGQALLDFLISKEFQEDMPLNMFVDPVTQNATAPADYTKYAVKVDDPETMSPRTIADHRDDWVKSWTSLVLK; this is encoded by the coding sequence GTGAGCCGTAAGGCGTACGTCGCCGTGGCCGCTGGTCTCGGACTCGTCGCACTGTCCGCGTGCGGGTCGTCCGACGACTCGGGGAACGCGGCCGCGGACTCCCGGACCGTCACCCTCGTCAGCCATGACTCGTGGGCGGTCTCGAAGAACGTCCTGAAGGACTTCGAGAAGCGGTCCGGGTACCAGGTCAAGGTGCTCAAGGACGGCGACGCCGGCGAGGCCGTCAACAAGGCCGTGCTGTCCAAGGGCAACCCGCAGGGCGACGTCTTCTTCGGCGTCGACAACACCCTGCTCTCGCGGGCGCTCGACAACGGGATCTTCACCTCGTACAAGGCCAAGGGCCTCGACCGGGTGAAGAGCGAGTACCAGCTCGATGCCGCGAAGAACCGGGTCACGCCCATCGACACCGGTTCCCTCTGCGTCAACTACGACAAGAAGTACTTCGCCGAGCACGACCTGACGCCGCCCGCCTCCTTCGCCGATCTGGCCGAGCCGGCGTACAAGAACCTGCTCGTCACCGAGAACGCGTCCACGTCCTCGCCCGGCCTCGGCTTCCTGCTCGGCAGCGTCGCGAAGTACGGCGACGACGGGTGGCAGGGCTACTGGAAGAAGCTCAAGGCCAACGGCGTGAAGGTCGTCGACGGCTGGGACCAGGCCTACAACGAGGAGTTCAGCGGCAGCGCCGGCGGCAAGAAGGCGGGTGGCGAGCGGCCGCTCGTCGTCTCGTACGCCTCCTCGCCGCCCGCCGAGGCCATCTACTCCGACCCGCAGCCCAAGACGTCGCCCGTCGGCGTCGCGACCGGCACGTGCTTCCGGCAGATCGAGTTCGCGGGCCTGCTCGACGGGGCGAAGAACACCGAGGGCGGCCAGGCACTCCTCGACTTCCTGATCTCCAAGGAGTTCCAGGAGGACATGCCGCTCAACATGTTCGTCGACCCGGTGACGCAGAACGCCACCGCGCCCGCCGACTACACCAAGTACGCCGTCAAGGTCGACGACCCCGAGACCATGAGCCCGCGCACGATCGCGGACCACCGTGACGACTGGGTGAAGTCGTGGACCTCGCTCGTTCTCAAGTAG
- a CDS encoding mobile element transfer protein, with the protein MTAYRRFRNVQKIGPVQVATFFDGRGRERHAAACTAPRCDFSTEYDNRSAAELAARTHRCTA; encoded by the coding sequence ATGACCGCATACCGGCGCTTCCGCAACGTACAGAAGATCGGCCCCGTCCAGGTCGCCACCTTCTTCGACGGGCGCGGCCGCGAGCGCCACGCCGCCGCCTGCACCGCGCCCCGCTGTGACTTCTCCACGGAGTACGACAACCGCTCCGCCGCCGAACTCGCCGCCCGTACCCACCGCTGCACCGCCTAG
- a CDS encoding LAETG motif-containing sortase-dependent surface protein: MAAAATALTLGVAGSASACNISEFTAAATCTGEQGVITVTDKDPSGAKATVEVYLQSGGSEKLVGTKDVEGTREGVTVTFQENWQPKATYRVHVKANGGQVDDDIKPNLTTPDKGCATTTATPSPSSPAPSTSAPSAKPTPSASASTSAAAPAPAPSNSASPAGGSDLAETGANSNTGLFAGIAAALVVAGGGVVFALRKRGGTAKG, from the coding sequence GTGGCGGCCGCCGCGACGGCGCTCACCCTGGGTGTCGCCGGTTCCGCGTCGGCGTGCAACATCAGCGAGTTCACCGCCGCCGCCACCTGCACCGGTGAGCAGGGCGTCATCACCGTCACCGACAAGGACCCCTCGGGCGCCAAGGCGACCGTCGAGGTCTACCTCCAGTCCGGCGGCTCGGAGAAGCTCGTCGGCACGAAGGACGTGGAGGGCACCCGCGAGGGCGTCACTGTCACGTTCCAGGAGAACTGGCAGCCGAAGGCCACGTACCGCGTGCACGTGAAGGCCAACGGCGGCCAGGTCGACGACGACATCAAGCCGAACCTGACGACGCCCGACAAGGGCTGCGCCACGACGACCGCGACCCCGTCGCCGTCGTCCCCGGCGCCGAGCACCTCGGCCCCGTCCGCGAAGCCGACCCCGTCGGCCTCCGCGTCCACGTCCGCGGCCGCCCCGGCCCCGGCGCCCTCCAACTCGGCCTCCCCGGCCGGTGGTTCGGACCTCGCCGAGACGGGTGCGAACTCCAACACCGGTCTCTTCGCCGGCATCGCGGCGGCGCTCGTCGTCGCGGGCGGCGGCGTGGTGTTCGCGCTCCGCAAGCGCGGCGGGACGGCCAAGGGCTAG
- a CDS encoding iron ABC transporter permease translates to MDLARSQVVTKARTGSAARLGLMVLPVAFFGVFFAYPVAAIVERGLHVDGAWEFGRILDVLGQSDIRHVLWFTVWQALASTALTLLIALPGAYVFARFDFPGKQVLRAVVTVPFVLPTVVVGTAFLAMLGNGGLLDELWGVRLDTTVWAILLAHVFFNYAVVVRTVGGLWSQLDPRQEEAARMLGASRFAAWRTVTLPALGPAVAAAALMVFLFTFTSFGVVQILGGPGFSTLEVEIYRQTAQIFDLSTAAVLTIVQFLAVGLILAVHAWTVRRRESALRLVDAAHTARRPRGAGQWALLGGVLASVALLIVLPLGVLVERSLDAPGGYGFAYYRALTSADGGTFLVPPIDAVGNSLEYALAATALALLIGGLAAAALTRRAGRLVRGFDALLMLPLGVSAVTVGFGFLITLDEPPLDLRASWILVPLAQALVGVSFVVRTMLPVLRAVDGRLREAAAVLGASPPRAWREVDLPLVRRALLVAAGFAFAVSLGEFGATVFIARPDNPTLPVAVARLLGRAGDLNYGQAMALSTVLMVVCAASLLVLERIRPARATTGEF, encoded by the coding sequence GTGGACCTCGCTCGTTCTCAAGTAGTCACCAAGGCGCGTACGGGGAGCGCGGCCCGGCTCGGCCTGATGGTCCTGCCCGTCGCGTTCTTCGGTGTCTTCTTCGCGTACCCCGTCGCCGCGATCGTCGAGCGCGGGCTGCACGTCGACGGCGCCTGGGAGTTCGGGCGGATCCTGGACGTCCTCGGGCAGTCGGACATCCGGCACGTGCTGTGGTTCACGGTGTGGCAGGCGCTCGCGTCGACCGCGCTCACGCTGCTGATCGCGCTGCCGGGGGCGTACGTCTTCGCCCGGTTCGACTTTCCGGGCAAGCAGGTGCTGCGGGCCGTCGTGACCGTGCCGTTCGTGCTGCCGACCGTCGTGGTCGGCACGGCGTTCCTGGCCATGCTCGGGAACGGCGGCCTGCTCGACGAACTGTGGGGCGTGCGCCTGGACACCACGGTCTGGGCGATCCTGCTCGCGCACGTCTTCTTCAACTACGCGGTCGTCGTACGGACCGTGGGCGGGCTGTGGTCGCAGCTCGACCCCCGGCAGGAGGAGGCCGCGCGGATGCTCGGCGCTTCCCGCTTCGCCGCCTGGCGGACGGTGACGCTGCCCGCGCTCGGCCCGGCCGTCGCCGCCGCCGCGCTCATGGTGTTCCTCTTCACGTTCACGTCGTTCGGCGTCGTGCAGATCCTCGGCGGGCCCGGCTTCTCGACCCTGGAGGTCGAGATCTACCGGCAGACCGCGCAGATCTTCGATCTGTCGACCGCCGCTGTGCTGACCATCGTGCAGTTCCTCGCCGTGGGCCTGATCCTCGCCGTGCACGCCTGGACCGTGCGGCGCAGGGAGAGCGCGCTGCGGCTGGTCGACGCCGCGCACACCGCCCGACGCCCGCGCGGAGCCGGTCAATGGGCCCTGCTCGGCGGGGTGCTGGCGAGCGTCGCGCTGCTGATCGTGCTGCCCCTCGGCGTGCTCGTGGAGCGCTCGCTCGACGCCCCGGGCGGGTACGGGTTCGCCTACTACCGGGCGCTGACCTCGGCCGACGGCGGCACCTTCCTCGTACCGCCGATCGACGCGGTCGGGAACTCCCTGGAGTACGCGCTCGCCGCCACCGCCCTCGCGCTGCTGATCGGCGGCCTCGCCGCCGCCGCCCTCACCCGGCGGGCGGGGCGGCTCGTGCGCGGTTTCGACGCGCTGCTGATGCTGCCGCTCGGGGTGTCCGCGGTGACCGTCGGGTTCGGGTTCCTGATCACCCTCGACGAGCCGCCGCTCGATCTGCGGGCCTCGTGGATCCTGGTGCCGCTCGCGCAGGCGCTGGTGGGCGTGTCCTTCGTCGTACGGACCATGCTGCCCGTCCTGCGCGCCGTCGACGGACGCCTGCGCGAGGCCGCCGCCGTGCTCGGGGCGTCTCCGCCGCGGGCCTGGCGGGAGGTCGATCTGCCGCTGGTGCGCCGGGCACTGCTGGTCGCGGCCGGGTTCGCCTTCGCCGTGTCGCTCGGCGAGTTCGGGGCGACCGTGTTCATCGCGCGGCCCGACAACCCGACCCTTCCGGTCGCCGTGGCGCGGCTGCTCGGACGGGCCGGTGACCTCAACTACGGGCAGGCGATGGCCCTCTCGACCGTCCTCATGGTCGTGTGCGCGGCGTCGCTGCTGGTACTGGAACGGATTCGGCCCGCGCGGGCCACGACCGGGGAGTTCTGA
- the rlmN gene encoding 23S rRNA (adenine(2503)-C(2))-methyltransferase RlmN, with amino-acid sequence MPKPGELTFVAPRGAKKPPRHLADLSPAERKEAVAAIGEKPFRAKQLSQHYFARYAHDPAEWTDIPAGSREKLREALLPELMTVVRHLSTDQDTTRKTLWRLFDGTLVESVLMRYPDRVTMCISSQAGCGMNCPFCATGQAGLDRNLSTGEIVHQIVDGMRALRDGEIPGGPARLSNIVFMGMGEPLANYKRVVQSIRALTDPEPDGLGLSQRGITVSTVGLVPAINRFADEGFKCRLAISLHAPDDELRDTLVPVNTRWKVREVLDAGWEYAAKSGRRLSIEYALIRDINDQAWRGDRLGRLLRGKPVHVNLIPLNPTPGSKWTASRPEDEKAFVEAIAAHGVPVTVRDTRGQEIDGACGQLAATER; translated from the coding sequence ATGCCTAAGCCCGGAGAACTTACTTTCGTTGCCCCCCGCGGAGCCAAGAAGCCGCCGCGGCACCTTGCTGATCTTTCGCCTGCTGAGCGGAAGGAAGCCGTTGCCGCGATCGGTGAGAAGCCGTTTCGCGCCAAGCAGCTGTCGCAGCACTACTTCGCGCGGTACGCGCACGACCCCGCGGAGTGGACCGACATTCCCGCCGGGTCGCGCGAGAAGCTGCGGGAGGCGCTGCTTCCCGAGCTGATGACCGTCGTGCGGCATCTGTCGACCGACCAGGACACCACCCGGAAGACCCTGTGGCGTCTGTTCGACGGGACGCTCGTCGAGTCGGTGCTCATGCGGTACCCGGACCGGGTGACGATGTGCATCTCGTCGCAGGCCGGGTGCGGGATGAACTGTCCGTTCTGTGCCACCGGGCAGGCCGGTCTCGACCGGAACCTGTCGACCGGTGAGATCGTGCACCAGATCGTGGACGGGATGCGCGCCCTGCGGGACGGCGAGATCCCCGGCGGGCCCGCGCGGCTCAGCAACATCGTGTTCATGGGGATGGGCGAGCCGCTCGCCAACTACAAGCGGGTCGTGCAGTCCATCCGCGCGCTCACCGACCCCGAGCCGGACGGGCTCGGGCTCAGCCAGCGCGGTATCACCGTGTCGACGGTCGGGCTGGTGCCCGCCATCAACCGGTTCGCCGACGAGGGCTTCAAGTGCCGCCTCGCCATCTCGCTGCACGCCCCCGACGACGAGCTGCGCGACACCCTCGTACCGGTCAACACGCGGTGGAAGGTGCGGGAGGTGCTCGACGCCGGGTGGGAGTACGCCGCCAAGTCCGGGCGCCGGCTGTCCATCGAGTACGCGCTCATCCGCGACATCAACGACCAGGCCTGGCGCGGTGACCGGCTCGGGCGGTTGCTCCGCGGCAAGCCCGTGCACGTGAACCTGATCCCGTTGAACCCGACCCCCGGGTCGAAGTGGACCGCCTCGCGGCCCGAGGACGAGAAGGCGTTCGTCGAGGCCATCGCCGCGCACGGCGTGCCGGTGACCGTCCGGGACACCCGTGGGCAGGAGATCGACGGGGCCTGTGGACAGCTCGCCGCCACCGAGCGGTAG
- a CDS encoding SpdD-like protein produces MFTPKIPVNDQPTGQIIPLGTTAVDGHQHAPAACSCQHPAPAATNRPTVQLTPGSIALLVGGGTAAVLVVGTVLVSMLLAVAITAGSLALVALVVRSLINSEIKNR; encoded by the coding sequence GTGTTCACCCCGAAGATCCCGGTCAACGACCAGCCCACCGGCCAGATCATCCCGCTCGGCACCACGGCCGTGGACGGTCACCAGCACGCCCCGGCCGCCTGCTCCTGCCAGCACCCTGCCCCGGCCGCGACCAACCGGCCCACCGTGCAACTCACCCCCGGCTCGATCGCGCTGCTCGTCGGCGGCGGCACTGCGGCCGTGCTCGTTGTCGGCACCGTGCTGGTCTCCATGCTCCTCGCGGTCGCCATCACCGCCGGGTCGCTCGCGCTCGTCGCGCTCGTCGTCCGCTCGCTCATCAACAGCGAGATCAAGAACCGCTGA
- a CDS encoding DUF2637 domain-containing protein encodes MNRSIRLDAVLIQAVIAGALSFSHLHDLADAAGQSGWKAWAYPISVDLLLVAAWRRLRTSRRDRAAWAWFVIALFASLGANIATAGLLDLANVPAWLRIVVAGWPALAFLGGTLLVHTPTETTPAPVPAAPEPTEEVPAVDLHRTDSTPELPEPAAQELPAAEPAQEPAPLPASVPPALLDHARKLADHHRATTGSPLPVANLRAQLGLPAPVVESIAAHLQLA; translated from the coding sequence GTGAACCGCTCGATCCGCCTGGACGCCGTACTCATCCAAGCCGTGATCGCCGGAGCCCTGTCCTTCTCCCACCTGCACGACCTGGCCGACGCCGCCGGACAGTCCGGCTGGAAGGCCTGGGCCTACCCGATCAGCGTCGACCTGCTCCTCGTCGCGGCCTGGCGCCGCCTGCGCACAAGCCGCCGCGACCGCGCCGCCTGGGCCTGGTTCGTGATCGCCCTGTTCGCCTCACTCGGCGCGAACATCGCCACCGCCGGACTCCTCGACCTGGCCAACGTCCCGGCCTGGCTGCGGATCGTCGTCGCCGGATGGCCCGCGCTCGCCTTCCTCGGCGGCACGCTCCTGGTCCACACCCCGACCGAGACCACCCCGGCCCCAGTGCCTGCCGCGCCGGAGCCGACCGAAGAGGTGCCCGCGGTCGACCTGCACCGCACCGACAGCACACCCGAACTCCCCGAACCGGCCGCCCAGGAACTCCCGGCTGCCGAACCGGCCCAGGAGCCCGCGCCCCTCCCGGCGAGCGTTCCGCCGGCACTCCTGGACCACGCCCGCAAGCTCGCCGACCACCACCGCGCGACCACCGGCAGTCCGCTCCCGGTCGCCAACCTGCGAGCCCAGCTCGGGCTTCCCGCGCCGGTCGTCGAATCGATCGCCGCCCACCTCCAACTTGCCTGA
- a CDS encoding RelA/SpoT domain-containing protein: MSKSAVQKLGKRLEVPGQASEEALTLLEDWLVDYDELLSAARGVVDELCDTLEWPLGVTHRLKTTDTLVQKLQRAKEKGASTNLARIQDIAGIRVSGAVTLEEQDQLRDWIIDRFERQGHSCSTKDRRIEPVVGYRAVHVIVSLDGRYVEVQLRTMGQDLWANVFERIADIFGRGIRYGEPPESGGQAVADVIESMEAISARLYELECMAYAEEGSKSDRDATMNAQQPLLAKLHEVLGYTEEIKGRLST; encoded by the coding sequence ATGTCGAAGTCGGCGGTGCAGAAGCTGGGGAAGCGGCTTGAGGTGCCAGGCCAGGCCTCAGAGGAGGCGCTCACGCTCCTAGAGGACTGGCTCGTCGACTACGACGAGCTGCTGTCTGCTGCTCGTGGCGTAGTGGACGAACTCTGCGACACCCTTGAGTGGCCTCTAGGCGTCACGCACCGGCTCAAGACGACGGACACTCTCGTCCAGAAGTTGCAGCGCGCCAAGGAGAAGGGCGCGAGTACAAATCTGGCGCGCATCCAGGACATCGCCGGCATTCGAGTGTCTGGAGCGGTCACACTCGAAGAACAAGATCAACTTCGAGACTGGATCATCGACCGCTTCGAGAGGCAAGGACACAGCTGCTCAACGAAGGACCGACGCATTGAACCGGTGGTCGGGTATCGAGCCGTCCATGTGATCGTCTCGCTCGACGGCCGTTATGTTGAGGTGCAGTTGCGCACGATGGGGCAGGACCTTTGGGCCAACGTCTTCGAGCGCATCGCCGACATCTTCGGCCGCGGCATCCGTTACGGCGAACCACCGGAGTCTGGCGGACAGGCTGTGGCAGATGTCATCGAATCGATGGAAGCCATCTCAGCTAGACTGTACGAGCTGGAGTGTATGGCGTACGCGGAAGAGGGCTCCAAGAGCGATCGAGACGCTACGATGAACGCCCAGCAACCACTACTCGCCAAGTTGCACGAGGTCCTGGGGTACACGGAAGAGATCAAGGGAAGGCTCTCAACATGA
- a CDS encoding GntR family transcriptional regulator: MASDSVASSAKAKYLQIADDLAAQIQAGTLEPGSPVPSESDLMARYGVASGTVRKAVAELRATQLIETHHGRGSFVRSRPPVQRKSSDRFRRAHRKAGKAAYLAEAERSGGVPSVNVLFVGPVDAPAEIAERLEVPAGSKVLARKRRYFRDGVPTEEATSYLPWDVVKDIPEMFADNPGGGGIYARLEEHGHLLAEFVETVSARLATKAEGSALALSPGAPVIHLVRNAITDGDRVVEVCDTIMAADQFVLDYRFAARD; the protein is encoded by the coding sequence ATGGCGAGTGACAGCGTGGCGTCTTCAGCGAAGGCGAAGTACCTACAGATTGCGGACGACCTGGCCGCTCAGATCCAAGCGGGCACGCTTGAACCTGGGTCTCCTGTGCCTAGCGAATCGGACTTGATGGCTCGATACGGAGTCGCGTCCGGCACCGTGCGCAAGGCCGTGGCCGAGCTCCGCGCTACTCAGTTGATCGAGACCCACCACGGGCGCGGTTCCTTCGTGCGCTCGCGCCCGCCAGTGCAGCGGAAGTCTTCCGATCGCTTCCGTAGGGCCCACCGGAAGGCCGGGAAGGCTGCTTATCTCGCCGAGGCGGAGCGGTCGGGCGGAGTGCCGTCGGTGAACGTGTTGTTCGTCGGGCCGGTTGATGCACCGGCGGAAATCGCTGAGCGGCTCGAAGTGCCGGCGGGCTCGAAGGTCCTCGCCCGCAAGCGTCGTTACTTCCGGGATGGCGTTCCTACCGAAGAAGCGACCTCCTACCTGCCGTGGGACGTGGTGAAGGACATCCCCGAGATGTTCGCCGACAACCCCGGAGGCGGCGGCATCTACGCCCGGCTGGAGGAGCACGGCCACCTGCTTGCCGAGTTCGTCGAGACCGTCAGCGCTCGCCTCGCGACGAAGGCCGAGGGCTCCGCCTTGGCTCTGAGCCCGGGAGCACCCGTGATTCACCTTGTCCGGAACGCGATCACGGACGGAGATCGGGTAGTGGAGGTCTGCGACACGATCATGGCCGCTGACCAGTTCGTTTTGGACTATCGCTTCGCCGCGCGGGACTGA
- the repSA gene encoding replication initiator protein RepSA, whose amino-acid sequence MTDSAAMAGLDPATLADVLRVAGSPGFDRIQDQIRRTGGCTDPIHLQGATVTRDRTTGQVLYSYSTDTEPGGRLRVACGNRRASRCPSCAWTYAGDTYHLIRAGLVGDPDKGTPRTLREHPRVFATLTAPSFGPVHNRPGTRPCRCGIRHLEDAAELGTPLDPDTYDYAGSVLWNNHASDLWRYFTIYLRREIAARAGLTQKAAKEQSRLSFGKVAEYQKRGAIHFHAVIRFDGPDGPDSPPPHWATLSLLTDAIRAAAARVRVDLDASGDHPARVFGWGDRLDVQPIKAFGDGSEITEQAVASYVAKYATKAAETTGTVDRRIGNKEALVLLDVPDHPRRLIEACLDLHASYPDRKLRDWAHMLGFRGHFSTKSRRFSTTLGALRQVRADYRAAQHRAALGLPDPDEIPEETTLTLAHWAYAGHGHTPGESWLASNIRRDLQLNRETAREALADLADEKEW is encoded by the coding sequence ATGACCGACTCCGCCGCCATGGCGGGCCTGGACCCGGCCACCCTCGCCGACGTGCTGAGGGTCGCCGGGTCCCCGGGCTTCGACCGCATCCAAGACCAGATCCGCCGGACCGGCGGCTGCACCGACCCCATCCACCTCCAGGGCGCCACCGTCACCCGCGACCGCACCACCGGCCAGGTCCTCTACAGCTACTCGACCGACACCGAGCCCGGCGGACGGCTCCGGGTCGCCTGCGGCAACCGCCGTGCCTCGCGCTGCCCGTCCTGCGCCTGGACCTACGCGGGCGACACCTACCACCTGATCCGCGCCGGACTCGTCGGCGACCCCGACAAGGGCACCCCACGCACCCTGCGCGAGCACCCCCGCGTCTTCGCCACGCTCACCGCCCCGAGCTTCGGCCCCGTGCACAACCGGCCCGGCACCCGCCCGTGCCGCTGCGGCATCCGGCACCTGGAAGACGCAGCCGAGTTGGGCACGCCCCTCGACCCGGACACCTACGACTACGCGGGCTCGGTGCTCTGGAACAACCACGCCTCCGACCTGTGGCGCTACTTCACGATCTACCTCCGCCGCGAGATCGCCGCCCGCGCCGGACTCACCCAGAAGGCGGCAAAGGAACAGTCCCGGCTCTCCTTCGGCAAGGTCGCCGAGTACCAGAAGCGTGGCGCGATCCACTTTCACGCCGTGATCCGCTTCGACGGCCCGGACGGTCCCGACTCCCCTCCCCCGCACTGGGCCACGCTCTCGCTCCTGACCGACGCGATCCGCGCTGCAGCTGCTCGCGTCCGCGTCGACTTGGACGCCTCCGGCGACCACCCCGCCCGCGTCTTCGGCTGGGGCGACCGGCTCGACGTCCAGCCCATCAAAGCCTTCGGCGACGGCTCCGAAATCACCGAACAGGCCGTCGCCTCCTACGTGGCCAAGTACGCCACTAAAGCCGCCGAGACCACCGGCACCGTCGACCGCCGCATCGGCAACAAGGAGGCCTTGGTCCTCCTCGACGTGCCCGACCACCCACGCCGCCTGATCGAGGCCTGTCTCGACCTGCACGCCTCCTACCCGGACCGCAAGCTCCGCGACTGGGCCCACATGCTCGGCTTCCGCGGCCACTTCTCCACCAAGTCCCGCCGCTTCTCCACCACCCTCGGCGCCCTCCGCCAAGTCCGCGCCGACTACCGCGCCGCCCAGCACCGCGCAGCCCTCGGCTTGCCCGACCCGGACGAGATCCCCGAGGAGACCACGCTCACGCTCGCCCACTGGGCCTACGCCGGACATGGCCACACCCCGGGTGAGTCCTGGCTCGCCTCCAACATCCGGCGTGACCTCCAACTGAACCGCGAGACAGCACGCGAGGCACTTGCAGACCTGGCAGACGAGAAGGAGTGGTGA
- a CDS encoding FtsK/SpoIIIE domain-containing protein, which yields MADLAVWFEASGAIAGAGGVTYAKYKAPRLYWAAVGLPMTWGRFAFSYRNTMDVCGLTVQPSGLRAFMSRRVARHEVRPVAPKIRRVRGTSTGLRVTLRLPAGLEPADLAAASERLRHAWGVHSVHVIAKKPGYVELRMTGHDLLHRVQMPKKTAPLDLVVPVALRDDGTAYVRDYREIPHALTLGANQSGKSMYQRNLIKGLAQLPVALVGMDCKRGVEQSRYAPRLSALATNPDDAASLVDVLVAEMEDRFDLLAKHGVSDLWELPEELRPAPVVVLVDEIAELFLTSSKKDEERRERIVTGLIRLAQLSRAVGIYLEICGQRFGSELGKGATMLRAQLTGRVVHRVNDKQTAEMGLNDVAPESVPAACTIPADRPGQAVAADASGGWGRIRTPYTSVDETVAACREFAHLIPDLPALAPFRPAVSVPAPTIPPMPTTAPAFP from the coding sequence GTGGCTGACCTGGCCGTGTGGTTCGAGGCGTCGGGCGCCATAGCGGGCGCCGGAGGCGTCACCTACGCCAAGTACAAGGCTCCGCGCCTCTACTGGGCGGCCGTGGGCCTTCCGATGACCTGGGGCCGGTTCGCTTTCTCCTACCGGAACACGATGGATGTGTGCGGGCTGACCGTGCAGCCGTCGGGACTGCGGGCGTTCATGTCCCGCCGGGTCGCCCGCCACGAGGTTCGGCCGGTGGCTCCCAAGATCCGCCGCGTGCGGGGCACGTCGACTGGGCTTCGGGTCACGCTGCGGCTTCCCGCCGGTCTGGAGCCCGCCGACCTGGCCGCCGCCTCCGAGCGACTGCGGCACGCCTGGGGCGTCCACTCGGTCCACGTGATCGCCAAGAAGCCGGGCTATGTCGAACTGCGGATGACCGGGCACGACCTGCTGCACCGGGTACAGATGCCGAAGAAGACGGCCCCGCTCGATCTGGTGGTGCCAGTCGCGCTCCGGGACGACGGTACGGCGTATGTGCGGGACTACCGCGAGATCCCGCACGCGCTGACCCTCGGCGCGAACCAGTCGGGGAAGTCCATGTACCAGCGCAACCTGATCAAGGGCCTCGCTCAACTGCCCGTCGCCCTGGTCGGGATGGACTGCAAGCGCGGGGTCGAGCAGTCCCGCTACGCCCCCCGCCTGTCCGCGCTGGCGACCAACCCCGACGACGCCGCTTCGCTGGTCGACGTGCTGGTGGCGGAGATGGAAGACCGCTTCGACCTGCTGGCCAAGCACGGCGTCTCAGACCTGTGGGAACTGCCCGAGGAACTGCGCCCGGCGCCGGTCGTGGTCCTGGTCGACGAGATCGCGGAACTCTTCCTGACATCCTCCAAGAAGGACGAGGAACGCCGCGAGCGCATCGTCACCGGCCTGATCCGCCTTGCCCAGCTCTCCCGCGCGGTCGGCATCTACCTGGAGATCTGCGGGCAGCGCTTCGGCTCCGAACTCGGCAAGGGTGCCACCATGCTCCGGGCCCAGCTCACCGGCCGCGTGGTGCACCGCGTCAACGACAAGCAGACGGCAGAGATGGGTCTGAACGACGTGGCCCCGGAGTCCGTCCCGGCCGCGTGCACGATCCCCGCCGACCGGCCCGGGCAGGCCGTTGCCGCCGACGCCTCCGGCGGCTGGGGTCGCATCCGAACCCCGTACACCTCGGTCGACGAAACCGTGGCCGCTTGCCGCGAGTTCGCCCACCTGATCCCGGACCTTCCGGCCCTGGCGCCCTTCCGGCCGGCCGTTTCGGTCCCGGCGCCGACGATCCCGCCCATGCCGACGACGGCACCCGCGTTCCCCTGA
- a CDS encoding NUDIX hydrolase, whose translation MLLYMSNSDRQKPSTPLHSVSVAGVVVREDGRVLVIRRADNGRWEPPGGVLERDEAIEDGVCREVYEETGIKVRVDRLTGVYKNMTIGVVAMVFRCRPDGGHEQLSDESTAVTWLAPDEAMAAMSEAYSVRIADALTDDTAPHIRTHDGRNLTDQSGN comes from the coding sequence ATTCTCCTGTACATGAGTAACAGCGACCGCCAGAAGCCGTCAACGCCTCTCCACTCTGTATCCGTGGCGGGGGTTGTTGTGCGCGAGGACGGGCGCGTGCTGGTGATCCGTCGTGCCGACAACGGGCGGTGGGAGCCGCCGGGTGGGGTGTTGGAGCGGGACGAGGCCATCGAGGATGGGGTGTGCCGCGAGGTCTACGAAGAGACCGGGATCAAGGTGCGCGTCGATCGGCTCACGGGCGTGTACAAGAACATGACGATCGGGGTCGTCGCCATGGTCTTCCGGTGCCGTCCGGACGGTGGGCACGAACAGCTCTCTGACGAATCGACCGCAGTGACCTGGCTTGCCCCGGACGAAGCCATGGCCGCGATGAGCGAGGCCTACAGCGTCCGCATCGCAGATGCTCTCACCGACGACACGGCTCCCCACATCCGAACCCATGACGGACGCAACCTCACCGACCAGTCAGGCAACTAG